One Leuconostoc mesenteroides subsp. mesenteroides ATCC 8293 genomic window, AGCGGGTTCTATTGAAAAAGCGTTAGGTTTTGTTGAAACAGTTGGTTTTTCTGATGCTTATATGCATTTATATGTTGCGAGAAATTTAACACCCATTGAACAAGATCAACAATTACCACGCGATTTAGGGGAGACAATGGATTTAGTAACCATGTCTTTTAGTGAAGTGAAATCGTTGTTTGATTCAGGAAAATTAATTGATCAAAAAACTGTCACAGCCTTTTTGTATTGGAATTACTTGCGGGGTTAATTTATGGATAAAATGTCACGTAAAGCAGCCAAAAAAGAGCAAAAGGCGCGTGAAAAAGAACGTATCAAAGTTGAAAAAGACTACGCTAGAAAACATCCAACTCAAGTTGAAATTGTCCAGCCAGAAACTCGAGAAGAGATGCGGTTAACACGTAAAGGACGTTATGAATTAGGGTCAGATGGTAAGCTAACAGCGAAAGGCAAATCAAAACGCTTAACGCATCGTTACAATGTAATTATTATTGTTTTGATTTTATTAATTATTGCAACGTACGCTGCCTTTTTTTTAATTAACTAGTAAATTTGGAGAAAAAAATGAAAATAGGAATTATCACGCCAATGGCGGAGGAAAAGATTGCATTGTCTGCAATTCTTGAAAATACAGAAACAAGACAGCACGGCAGCACAACGATTACTTCAGGAACTTATAAAAATCATGAAGTAATGCTCACTGAGTCTGGTATTGGTAAAGTGGCTGCAGGTTCTGCTGCTACAGTGATGATTGATAATTTTAATCCTGATTTGATTGTTAACACTGGTTCTGCTGGTGCGTTAGACCCCGATTTAAAAATAGGGGATGAAGTTATTGGCACACGTATTGCGTATTCAGATGTTGATGTGACAGCATTCGGATATGCTTATGGTCAATTGCCAAACAAGCCCTTATATTACGAAGCTGATCCAGCAGTGGTTGCTGATTTTAAGAATTTGACAGCGGGCAAAGAAGGCTTAATTGTTTCTGGTGATCAATTTGTTCAAGATGATGGTAAAAAGAAAATTTTGTCCCATTTTCCAGAGGCATTAGTTGCTGAGATGGAAGCAGCAGCGGTAGCACAAGTTGCTACACAGTTTGGAACCCCATTTATTGTATTACGTGGTGTTTCCGATTTAGCTAATGGAGAATCTAATATTGTCTTTGATGATTTCGTAGTTGAAGCTGGTAAGGCTTCAGCCCAGTTATTAATCAATTATATGGATCAAAAGAACTAAGCCGACAGGCTTTTTTTTGTACTGTGAAGTCAGTGCAGTGCTAGATATAGCTGATTTCTGTGGTAGTTGGTATAGAGGTTAGTGTGCAAGCAAGTTAAGAATAATGTAAAATAGAAAATATATTAAATTTAAGGAATATAATAAAATGATTACTTCATATAACCAAAAATCTTGTGGGGACATACTTGTTGTTACACTTGCTCCTAACGCGGAAAAACAAATTGTGACTACTGTCGGAAACGTGACACGAATAAGTAATGCTGAAACAGGTCAGGCCACTGGGTTTAACATTGCTAATGTAGGTGCCGAATTAGGGATTATTGGAGAAAATGGTCAAATATTCTTAAACGAAGAGCAAATAAATATTCTTAACGCCAACATCAAATCAGCTGGATTTGATGAAATTATGAAGGTTTCACCTTCAAAACTTGTTATTGGTTTCGTTGAAAACCTTTCGAATCATCCAGATTCAGATCATTTACATATCACACAAACAAAAGTTAGTGACCAAAAAAGCCTTCAAATTGTCTCTGGATCGCCAAATATGAAAACAGGGATTAAAGTTGTGGTAGCTCAGCCTGGAACTATGATGCCTTCAGGCACCTTGATATGGGATGGTGCATTACGCGGTGTGCCATCTTCAGGGATGATTGTTTCTGGACGAGAGTTACATTTACCGGGCGCTCCTGAAAAACCAGGTGCCTTGGTTTTACCAAATGATTTTGGTGAAATTGGCGATGTGTTTGACTTCGAAAAGGGTGCAACGCTCTATACAGATGGATTAGTTGATACAAATTATTAAGACAGGGGAAGTACAGCTCGTGTTGATCAATTGATTAATGTAGCTGAAAGTGTTGATAAGATGGTAGATAAAATTAGAAACGCAC contains:
- a CDS encoding 5'-methylthioadenosine/adenosylhomocysteine nucleosidase is translated as MKIGIITPMAEEKIALSAILENTETRQHGSTTITSGTYKNHEVMLTESGIGKVAAGSAATVMIDNFNPDLIVNTGSAGALDPDLKIGDEVIGTRIAYSDVDVTAFGYAYGQLPNKPLYYEADPAVVADFKNLTAGKEGLIVSGDQFVQDDGKKKILSHFPEALVAEMEAAAVAQVATQFGTPFIVLRGVSDLANGESNIVFDDFVVEAGKASAQLLINYMDQKN
- the ytpR gene encoding YtpR family tRNA-binding protein; this translates as MITSYNQKSCGDILVVTLAPNAEKQIVTTVGNVTRISNAETGQATGFNIANVGAELGIIGENGQIFLNEEQINILNANIKSAGFDEIMKVSPSKLVIGFVENLSNHPDSDHLHITQTKVSDQKSLQIVSGSPNMKTGIKVVVAQPGTMMPSGTLIWDGALRGVPSSGMIVSGRELHLPGAPEKPGALVLPNDFGEIGDVFDFEKGATLYTDGLVDTNY